The Gloeothece verrucosa PCC 7822 genomic interval GTTCTCTAACTGTTCCACTGATAGCCCTCGAATTTGTTCAATTTGTACGGGAGGAATTTGACTAAGACGACGGTTGAGTTGACGTAAAATCAGATTAGCTTCCCCTTCAGCTAATGCTTCTTGATAAACACGAGTTTGTTTTAAATCACTTAAGTTAAACATAGCTTCAATTTCCTCTTTAGTTTTAAGGGTAAAATAATGGACTACTAGCTGATTAAAATTTGTTAGTTTATGCTTAAGACATAAAATGATTTTTTAAATGTTTTTACCGGCTCTAAGTTTTTTTATTCTAATTTTAATTCTCCTTCTCTGTACTTGGCTATTAGGTTGAATAGCTTGAGCCATTTTGAGCCAAGTAAAATTTCTTGAAGCTCGTCGCCGGCAAATACGGGAATTTCAAAATCTTGTTCATTAATTACAATTTTTCCCCTATAGATATCAAAGTTGGCTAATCCTTGGGCAGTTAAGAGTTCTTCTTGATCGAAGTATGGCCATGCTAATTCTTGCAGATCCTGTTTATTAATAGCCAGATATTCAGTGAAACCCGTATCTAACATGGCATCTACAGGCAGATATTCCCCTTCTTCGGTTATTAAATCAATAGTGAAAAATATTTCCCCCTGTTCGCCAAATTGGCCTTGAATCATATCGTGCCACAAGCTCCTGTTTCGTTTAAACAAAAAACACAATGAATTGAATTAGGATGTGCCTGACGCGCTTTTTTATGAGCGGTTTCTTTATCTGAATCAATAAAATATTCTCCACTTAATGGTTCAATGGCGATATACCAACCGTAATGATCTTCAATTAACTTTGTATAGACTTCATTAAATATTACTTGACAACGTTGGTGAAAAGCTTCCCTTTCGGCTTTTCTTCTGGCCTTTTCTTCTGGTGTCCATTGGATTTCTGGAAAAATTCTTCCGCGTCGTGCGTGTTTTTTTGTAGACTGATTCATGTTTTTTTTACTCCAAAGCTTTAATTTATTTTAGTTTAACAAATTATTGAAGTTATCGAATTTATATTTATTACTAATCGTCCTCCCATGTGGCGCAGGGGAAGTATTGGCTATTTTTTCAGGAATTGTTCTACTAACCAAAGTCCCAACGTTTTATGCAGACCAACATTTAATTCGGGGCAACCATGAGAGGTTAGACATTTAGGGCAACCGGAATCATTACAATCACAACTACTGGCTAATTCATAAGCTTTAGTGATACAGTTATCCCAATCGGTAAAAATCGCTTCAGTCGTGCCGTTTCCCTCATGATTACTGTCGAAAATATAGCCAACGATTGGATGAGCATTACTTTTTTTTTCGGGTTCTAATTGCCGCTCGACGACCACTGAGCTAACATCAAATTCTGATGCCAAGAACAATAGCGGGACGGATTTTTCTAAGAAATGAGTCAGCGAATGGAGTGCTACTTGGACGGGATTGACTTCATTAATTGAGTTCAACAATCCTGGTACGGATTGAGCATCTCCAAACTCATGAAGTAGTTCCTTTTTTAATAATTCGGCTTCATCGAATATTTTTGAGGTGAGAGCATAATTAGCTTCTAATCTTAAAATCGGTGCTGAATATGATGTAATTAATGGCTCAAAACGGTTCTCGCCGATTAATTTTTGAGTTAGCCGCTCGGATAATTTTCGATAGCAGCGACGGCATTGTTTTAAATCCTTTTGAGGAGGACTCGGATGCCGAACTCGTTCGGCATCATTTGAGAGTCCGTGCTGTCTATAATAAGTACAACTAGGATTGGTACAGAGGTTTTTTGCTTTGATAACGCTGTCTCAAAGGCGTAGGGAGTAAAAGCTATCGTTTTCCCCGATGCTGTCGGGGTGGTGAGGGTGATGGATTTACCCGTTGTTAATGCTTTCCAAGCCGCTAGTTGATGGGAGTAAAATTGTTTAATTCCTGTGGTCAATAAGGCGCTTTTTAAACCATGATGCAGATTATCGGGAATTGGTGAAGTGTTAGCGGAGTTTCCTGGGATTATCTTCACCGCATTCAAATCCATCGACCACTCCGAAGCAATCTGTTTGTAAGTGGGATTTTCGATAATACTCAGGTCAATTGTGTTCGTTATTTCGATTGTTGGGGCACTTAAAGAGTTTAATGCTACCTGATAAGTTTTGCCGTTGATTTGTATATTGACAATTCGATCTAAAAAACCGATTACTCTACCATGAGCCTTATGTTGGGTCGAATAGACGAGTTTTCCCACATCCAACCAATCTGGATAAATTGGAGGGGTAGATAATAAGGCTTTCAAGAGCGCGGCTTGATCTATATTATTCGACATATTTTAATTGCTCGATACATTATTGAGGAGCGCGTCTTTAAAAAGGCGCTAACTCGATTCTTGCTCCAACATTTTTCCTAAATGTTTTCTGCGTGTTCTTCTAATTTCTTGCTCAAGAAGAACAATAACTTCCTCTAATTCTATTCCCGCTAATTCCATTTCCTGGCAATTTCGATGCGCTTTAGTTAATGTTTGTTGTATTTGTTCGGGATCGGGGAAAGTCGGCATACCAGTCATTTCAACCTCCAATCTAAATTTATTTCTTCTAGACTGCGCTCCAAAGCCGCAATGCGATTTTGAATATTTGTAATAGCCTCATTCATCAACCTTAGCAGATTGTCCGGAATAGTAGGCTGTACTTCCGCAACTCGTAAATGAAGAGTTGATAATTGGGAAAGTCGAGTTCTAGCTTGTTCGGCTATTTCCGTCAATTGTTCTAAAGTTGATGTTGTTTCAAGATTTTCTCCTCGATTTTCCAGAAGAAGAAACTCTAGCAATTTGGCTTCGTCGATCAGGTCTAACAGTTGTTCTTTTTGCTGGCTCAAAGTTGAGCGGGTTTCTTTTGATAGTTTGGCCATATCTGAAAAAATTTTACTCTTAGTAATTTCAGCTATAAATTCATTAATTTCTTCTTGGCTATAATCTTTATTAATCGTATCAAAAAATGGGTTATTTGTCCAAAACAAAATTCAATGACCGCGAAGCATTAGGGGTAAAATTAAAACGAATAACCCAGACTGTTAAAGAGTCATCCCCTCCAAAGAATTGATTGATAAATTCTTTCTTACTCAGGTGTGGAAATCCCTCAGCAATTACATCAGATTCAGGCAGATCAGAGAGTTGTTCGCAGTAAGGGAGTTGTGTTAAAGTTACTGAACCAACAATCACACAATCCGGACAACGCCGGTCTTTACTAATAGCTGGTATTGGAGTCTGTTGCTCGAAATATTTGATAAATATTTGAGCGTGGCGAAGTTTCCACAACCGTCGTGTAACGGTTTTTTGTCCTTTAAGTAAGGGTTCTAAAGTTCGAGCATTCCCTAATGGGAATGGGCATAAAGTATTAAGGATTATTCGACCAGAGGTATTGGGCTAGAGAATTTAATTGTTCAAGACCAGTTAACTAATGTTGGTTCGATCCACACCCATTTACGCTCAGTCAGCAGGTGCCCGACAGCAACCTTTTTCATGTGGCCTCTTCTAAAATGAGGGCGAGGAGAGGCATGGTTTGAAGGGGAAATCTTGGGACTTGACGGAGTAGGGGCTTGATAATTTTTGCCAATCCAAGAGGGTGTTAAGGGGATATTTTTCGTATTTTTAGGACTATAAGCTCTTTCTTCGGATAAATCAATCTTATCACCCCGTATTTGTAGATAAAGAAGAATTTTTATGATTAAATCATCAATCATAGAGCAAAAGCGTTGCTCGGTTTCTTTGTCGGCTCGGGGAATATTAAGATAATCATGGTATTCGATAATAGTGAGTTCGCCTCGTGTGATTTCTCCTTCTGTAATCTCCTGTATTCCTTTATAAATCAAACCTTTAACCGAAGTCGTCCAAACGATTTTATCCACCGTCAAGGTTGTGCCAAGAAGGGATTGAACTTGCCCTGTTGAATCAAATATTTCGATGGATGGTTGATGGAAGCCACTGGGTAAATAGCGGAAATAAAGCCACTCCAGGGGCAGTTTGTCGGGAGTGAGGATTAAATGGGGATGGTAGGATGAACATCGCTCGGCTAAAAGGGATTTTGAGTTCGCCAACAGATAAAGGTAATTCGGTGGAGAGCAAAGCCTTAATTAAATCTTTATTTACCCAGTAAATGGGGGCATTTTCTGTATCGGAAGTCATAAGCTCCGGCCAAGGCGGTGATCCAAACAGGATCATTTAAGATGTCGGGATCGTAAAAATTTGACGGAAGAATCTTATCACTGCCACCTGTTAAAAACGTATTGGCCAAACACACAGACTTTAATGGGGTGTAACCTCTAACTTTTTGGTAATTGTATTTTTGGAGTAGTTGTTGGTAAAGGCGAGTTTTTTGATAGAGATTGCTAATTTCTCGGTATTGGGCTTTAGCTAAGGCGGGAATGGTGCTGTTCATATTGATTAATGATCGGGTAGCTTAAGGTGGCTTATTTGAATTTTAAAAGGAAAAGGAGGCTAGGAGAAAGCGAAACTCCAGAGAATGGGCATAAAAGTCGAGAATTTTGGGGTCAGAGATATTGGGCTAAAGAATTTAATCTTTTAAGAGTATTGTCATCAAAGATCATCCAACACTCATCAATATCCTCGGATGGGTATTGTTCAAAAATGATTTTAAGTTCTTCAACCGTTTGGACTTGTTCAAGTTTTTTTAACAATGAAGTTAGATCAATTCCTGTTTGGAATTTGTAGAGTGCTAATTTATCTTCCTTGCCATGAGGAAAGTTAAAGACAGCGATAGCCTCAGATAATAAGCGACTTTTAATTTCTTCTCTTTTTGAGCCATTTTTTAGCCGCAGGACAATATTAGTGTAATTATCGGAAAAACCTGAAATAACTATTTGTCCGTAAGGAGAGACGAAATTTGAGACTTTAATTAAATCAAGAAAAGGGAAATAAATATCTAATCCAACGGGGTTATATTCTGGGTTATTCATCAATTTTACCTCAGCTTTTTAAGGGTGACTGTCTTTTTTTTAGAATGACATTGATTATTGTGCCCAAATGGGTTTGTTTAAGTTTTTGACTAGCCCGTTCAATGGGGAGGTTTTCAAGGAGCAATAAAATGGCTTCAAGGATTTGTTCGTCGCTGTTGTTGTCCGATTCGCTTAACATAAATAAATTTTTATTAGTCAAAGTTTTCAGTTTGAGGATTTTCAATTAAAGTATCAATCATGTCGTAGTAAGGCGGAGGATCGGTTTCAAAACTCTGCCAATCACAATCAACACATTTTGCAGAGCCTTCTCCGACAATTATTCTATTACTATTGCATTCAGGGCAATAATCCTGCCATTCTGTATCTTCTCGGGAAAGAGCGAGGATTTTATAAATATCGGAAAAAGCTTCTTCTAAATCTGGAGAAATTTCCAAATCAAATCCATTTTCTGCATAAAAGTCTTCAGCCCCATTTTCTTGAATGTATGAAATGTCTTTTTCAATTTCCTCGATTAATTTATTCCAATACTTCAAGGGAATTTCTTGAGGTCTAATAAGTTGTTTTTCAGGCAAATCTGGAAATGTCATCGGGATTTTCCTCTTTATTAAATCAATTTAGGGATTTTTCCGAGAAGAGAGAGATAAAATATCTCTCTTCTCTCGACAATTTTTAAGCCGCCACTACACCGTTACCCGTTAACATGGGGGGTGAAGCTGTAAGGAAGGCGGCTTGTATCAAGTTTCTGAGTCGTTTGTGGGTTAGACCAATTTCTGAGATCTTTTGAGCGATGGTCGGCAACTGCTTGGCTTTCCCTGAAATCTCAAGTTGTTGCTTGATAAAGTTCACGGTGGTTTCGGGTTCACTTTGTAGAATTGTCTGTATTTGAGTCGGAGTTAACTTTGTACTATCGTCGTCGTGGGGTGGTAAAGCTTCTACCATTAAAGGAATATTTTGAGCATCAGTTGTAGGTTCAGTGTCCTCTCCTTGTGGATTTAAGAACCGGCCAGATTGGGCATACTCAGAATGATTATTGATTACCTCAGTGGCAATCTCTTGTATTTCAGTTGCCAAGTTTTGTAAACTGTCAGGGTCAAAAACGGGGCAGAGATCTTTAAACAATTTTCGGATTTGGTTCAATAATGATTGCGCCTCTCTTTCTGCGGTTTTCTGTCCTTGAGCAAGTTGTTCTCTAATTCGGAATTCCTGCTCTAAGTCAGTCAGTTGCTTTTTGAGATTAGCAATATGAGACAGAATCTCTTGATTATTTTCTTCGGTTAGTTCGATAGATTTTTGTAAGACACTCATGGGATTCTCTCTAGTTATTGAAAAGGTTTATTAAGGCAAAAATTAGGGAAGTTAATCGTCATTGATAGGGGTTTAATTTTCCCCAAAATAACGAGGATAATTCATTTTTAAGTCTTGAATTTTCCGCCTGTAACTGACTGATAAGAAGCGGATTAGAGTGACAAGTTTTTAGGGGACGTTCTCGCTCTAATTGAAGAGACAGTTTTTGGTTTTCTTCAAGTAATTGACCAAAAGGGCGAATAACTTTAACTGGCAGCTTCTTCTTTAATTTCCGACCGAGGGGCAGATTGCTCGATGGTTGCTGGTATGGTTTCATGGGCTACACTCCTCACGCATTGATTAAATGGTCTTGGGCTTCGGGGTCAGGATGCAGTTCGGCAACGGGGAAGGGGAAAAAATCTATCATGTATGGGTTCAGCAACCGCCACCATGTTTTTGTTTCAGGTTTCCAACTGAAGCCCCAGTCTGATGCTTTTTGTCTGTTGTCGAAACTGACCAGCGCCTTAAATTTTTTCCGGTCTGCACAATAGGGAATAACAGGGAAATCGAAGGTTTCGCTTCTATCTTTCTTTACGAGCGCGTGTGTGTCTTTATCCCATCTAAAGCCATGACTCAAGACAGCTTCATTATCCGACCCTTCAATTTTTCTCGGTGCGATCGCTTCCACTAATGGCAGTTGCGCTATCCGAAAATGTTCTGGTAAATTTTGGACTCGGTTAAAAACCTCTTTAAGTAACAGGCAATCATCAATTGCTCTATGGCTGCAACTGATTCCAATTCCGTAAAATTGAGAGAGACTAATTAAGTCTCTTTTGCCGTTATATTGTTTGGGAAAAAGCTCGAAATCTTTGAGGCTGCATAACCAGATTTTATCCCACTTCTGTGCCCATGTCAACTTTTTAACTACGTCTTTATCAAAGTTAGCATTATGAGCAACTACAACATCAGCAGAAGCATAAGCAGCTTGTAACCAATTGAGGAAATAATTTTGTTGTTGGGGACAAATTTGTGTGGCTAATGGGTCAATTTTGTTAATCAAGTAAGCTTCATTGATTGTATCTGCATCTACCGCTATTAACGAGGAGCCACAACTGAGCATACATTGATTAGGGATTGAATACAATACCGCACCCACTTCGAGAACTTGATTGTTATCTTTATTTCCCGTTGTCTCCGTATCTATTATGAGGCAAGTCTCTACGTCTATCATCGTCTGTATTCCTTGTTAGTTAAAGCTTTTAATCAAATACTGGTGGCTGATAGTTTTTTACTATCTCAAATATTTCGCCCTGCACTTCCTGGTCAAAGCTATCCGTATCTACGGGAACGGTAGCTATTCGATTACCGTAGCCTGAAAGAAGAAGAAAATATTTAACTTTTCCTTCACGAAAACCTTTTTCTAGTGCCGCTTCTAGTCCGGCTTCAAGGTCGGTATATAATTTTTCAAGTTCTGAGTCGGTTACGGAGGGAATATCTGTGATTGTGTAACCAAGATCTATGTAAAAAGGATAGTATGCTTCGTTAAATTTGTCAAGGTTCATGGGAAAATTTTATTGAAGTTTGCATTGGGATTTTCTTGAGTTTAAAAACAGTTTCATTATTGAGGAAAGGTCACAATAATATTTAGCCTCTTACAATGATTTTCTATAAGCAGCTTTCCAATTTTTTAAGTTTTTGACTTCTATGACTTCAGATGAAGTTAATATGTCAATTTTTCCAGCAGTCGTAAAAATTTCTATTTGTCCATTAAGTTTCGCTGCCCAAGTATTTCTATAAAAATCTTCTACTCTGGTAACTTTATTTGAAGCAAATTTTTGATGGGGAATAGGTAAGTTATTTAGTTGATAATAATTGTTAAAAGCTTTTTGTCTACATTTTGAGCCAGCTTCAAAAGCATAATGTTGAATT includes:
- a CDS encoding Zn-binding domain-containing protein, which produces MNSINEVNPVQVALHSLTHFLEKSVPLLFLASEFDVSSVVVERQLEPEKKSNAHPIVGYIFDSNHEGNGTTEAIFTDWDNCITKAYELASSCDCNDSGCPKCLTSHGCPELNVGLHKTLGLWLVEQFLKK
- a CDS encoding DUF4351 domain-containing protein, coding for MFNLSDLKQTRVYQEALAEGEANLILRQLNRRLSQIPPVQIEQIRGLSVEQLENLGEALLDFSSVEHLRRWLEEN
- a CDS encoding 3'-5' exonuclease, which translates into the protein MIDVETCLIIDTETTGNKDNNQVLEVGAVLYSIPNQCMLSCGSSLIAVDADTINEAYLINKIDPLATQICPQQQNYFLNWLQAAYASADVVVAHNANFDKDVVKKLTWAQKWDKIWLCSLKDFELFPKQYNGKRDLISLSQFYGIGISCSHRAIDDCLLLKEVFNRVQNLPEHFRIAQLPLVEAIAPRKIEGSDNEAVLSHGFRWDKDTHALVKKDRSETFDFPVIPYCADRKKFKALVSFDNRQKASDWGFSWKPETKTWWRLLNPYMIDFFPFPVAELHPDPEAQDHLINA